Part of the Acidobacteriota bacterium genome is shown below.
CACCGCTTTGAACACCCGCCCGAAGTAGACCGTCAGGCATTTGTGGTAGGAGCAGTGGATGAGGTGGGAAGCCATGGGTTGGCGAGGATGTTATCCGAAGGCGAGGGATGAATCCGGAGCGGGCTCGCGTGGGGCCGAATTCGCCCTTGATGCTTCCTACTTGCACGGAAGCCACCTCAGGAACTGGTGGGCTGGCGCCCACCCTACTCGCGAAGAAGCCGCATCGGGCCATAGGGTGGGCGCCAGCCCACCAGTTCAACGACCCGATCTCACCTCGAGTCCTCAATACCTCCAAGTCAACGTCAACCGCACCGACGGCTTCTCCGTCGGGTGGAAATGCACGTCCTCGACCCCGTCCGCCGGCTCGCCGGGGAGACGGGAAGCGTAGAAATAGGCGATGTCTTCATCCTCCCGATCCAGGAGATTGAAGCCGTCCAACGCCAGGCTCAGGGAGTCGTTGACTCGGTAGGCGACGCGGCCGTTGACCAGCGCTGTGGGGCCCCACTCCACCGATCCGTCCTCCACCAGCGGACCGCCGGAGAAGTAACGGAAACGCAGAGCGCCGGACCAGCGGCTCGAGCCGGCATAGCTCAGCCCTGCCGCCACCGTGGTCTCCAGGGCACCGGGGATCTCCGGGCCGGCGGGATCGTCATCAGTGAATTCGGCGTCGGTCCAGGTGACGTCGAGATCCGCCGCCAGCGCCGGGGTCAGTTGCCAGTAGTTGGTCCACTCGATGCCGGTGCGCCGGCTCGGCCGGCTGGCCTCGGTGGCGCCGGCGTCGCCGACGAAGAGAAGCTCGGAGTCGAGCTCGAGCCAGAACACCGAAACGGTGACGTGGTAGCCACCCTCGGTGAGGGTGCGGAAGCCGAGGTCGGCACCGGTGCCGCGCACCAGCGCATCCACCGGCTCCACCGGGTCGCCGCTCACCGGATCGACGCGGATGGTGGCGCCGCGGGCGTCGTTGGAGTGGAAGCCCGCACCGGCGTTGAGGGTGATCTCCGTCGATGAGGAAGCCTGCCACGCCAGGGTCGCCTTGGGGCTGAGGAGGAAGTCGTCGGCGGTGCCGGAGTTGATAGAGCGGAAGGCAGCGACGTCGGCGTCGTAGAAGTCACCGCGCAATCCCAGTCCCAGCCGCAGCTTCGGCGCCAACCGCAGCCAGGTCTCTCCCCAGATGCCGGCGCCCAGCTGCTGGACGGCATCCTCCCGGGTGGTGGCGGTGCGCACCCGGTCGGAGGTGCGGTAGAGGCCGTTGTCGATGTCGTCGTAGCGCAGGGTCACCCCCGCCGCGTTGTCGGCGTGGAGGGATCCCAGGTGGGCGCTCCAGCGATGGGTAAGGGCGGCACCGTAGATCAGCCTCTCGTCCACCTGCTCGAATTGATCGCCGTTCACCGGATCGTCGAGGAAGTAGGTGAAGTTGGAAATGAGATCGAAGTCGTAGCGGATGACATAGCCAGAGAGGCTGGTCAGGGAGCGGTCACTGCCCCGATGCATTTCGCCGGAGAGACTGTAGCGAGCGGTGCTGCCCCGAGGGCCCGGGTCGAGGAGCCCATAGCGGTCCACCAAACCCTGGCGCACCGCCCGTCGGGGAATCTGATCGGTGGACAGCCATTCCCCGTCGGAGCCCATGGCGGTCACCGACCACCCCCGCTGAGCGTCTCCCCGATTGAAGCTGAAGAAACCGTTGAAGCGCTCGTAATCGTCCCCCCGCTGCCAGGGACCGTCGTAATGGTAGTACTCCACGGCGCCGATGAGACTCCCGCCGCCGACTTCGTAGCCGTCCGCCCACAGCGCCCGCTGGTAGTCGTAGCCGCCCACCGAGAACTTGGCTTGCGGCTCCGGAAAAGCGCGCACCAAGTCGAAGCTCACCCCGCCGGCAGTGGAGAAATCCCCCACCTCGGCGAAGTAGGGCCCCTTGCGGTAGCGCGCCCGCTCGATGACCTCCGGAATCAGGAAGTTGAGGTCGGTGTAGCCCTGACCGTGGCCGTGGGTGGGCATGTTCACCGGCATACCGTCCACCGAGACGGCGAAGTCGGTGCCATGGTCGAGGTTGAACCCCCGGAGGAAGTATTGGTTGGCCTTGCCGCCACCGGAGTGCTGAGTGGCGACGGCGCCGGGCACCGTCTCCACCAGGTCACCGGTGCGCAGCTGCGGCCGGCGGGCCAGCTCCTCGCGGCCGGTGGTGCCCTCGTTGGCGGAGGAGGCCACCCCCACCAGGTTGTCCCGGCGTTCGGAGACCTTCACCGCGTCGTAGAAGTTGAGCTGGTGC
Proteins encoded:
- a CDS encoding TonB-dependent receptor; translation: MNRPVNRQWIAGGGIVAALWLGLPLLAPGTVFAQETEEKSSNEEQEQDAEHEGEHQLNFYDAVKVSERRDNLVGVASSANEGTTGREELARRPQLRTGDLVETVPGAVATQHSGGGKANQYFLRGFNLDHGTDFAVSVDGMPVNMPTHGHGQGYTDLNFLIPEVIERARYRKGPYFAEVGDFSTAGGVSFDLVRAFPEPQAKFSVGGYDYQRALWADGYEVGGGSLIGAVEYYHYDGPWQRGDDYERFNGFFSFNRGDAQRGWSVTAMGSDGEWLSTDQIPRRAVRQGLVDRYGLLDPGPRGSTARYSLSGEMHRGSDRSLTSLSGYVIRYDFDLISNFTYFLDDPVNGDQFEQVDERLIYGAALTHRWSAHLGSLHADNAAGVTLRYDDIDNGLYRTSDRVRTATTREDAVQQLGAGIWGETWLRLAPKLRLGLGLRGDFYDADVAAFRSINSGTADDFLLSPKATLAWQASSSTEITLNAGAGFHSNDARGATIRVDPVSGDPVEPVDALVRGTGADLGFRTLTEGGYHVTVSVFWLELDSELLFVGDAGATEASRPSRRTGIEWTNYWQLTPALAADLDVTWTDAEFTDDDPAGPEIPGALETTVAAGLSYAGSSRWSGALRFRYFSGGPLVEDGSVEWGPTALVNGRVAYRVNDSLSLALDGFNLLDREDEDIAYFYASRLPGEPADGVEDVHFHPTEKPSVRLTLTWRY